The Cytobacillus oceanisediminis genomic interval AATGTACACTTGAAGGTCTATTGGGGATTTGCGGTAATGAAGCTGCTATTACAGATGAAGAGTTTGAGTATTTTATGGGGGTGAGATATGAGGAGGAACTCCCGAAGGATCTAAGAACAATTTGTATACCTCCAAGTACATGGGCTGTCTTCCCCAATATACCTAATGCATGGAAAAGGTTGTATTCAGAATGGGTTCCGACTTCTGGCTATGAGTTAGCAAATTTGCCTTGTATTGAATGTTATTACGGACCAAAGCATCAACCAAGGCATGAGTTATGGGTTCCAGTGAGATCAAGATAAAAGAACGTTCTATAATTGAATTCCTTATTAAGGTAAAGGGGGAAATGGAATAAGCCATATTGAAAATCAAGTGAGGGTGTTATTACTTATGTAGACCAAGATGAAGAAGCCGACTTCTATTCTGATGAAGAAGAGGGATGCTGCGTTTGTTGTACCAACGAGGGTAGTTGTTAAATAAGAAGAGGTTATTACAAAAGGAGAATTCAACCAAAATTGGAAATCCAAATTTATGGGGTGCAGCCTTAAAGAAAAAAGGAGGAGGTAATTTTATTAAAAGGGAGAATTTAATAAGCATATTATTGAGAGGAGTTTGAAGATGTATCATAGCTTAAGCGATTTTTATGCATCTTGGGAATTTGAGGCAGGAGCTACAAGCAGGATTATTAAAAATCTCACGGATGAATCATTAAAGCAAGAAGTCACTCCAAATCAATGGTCTTTAGGACGTATTGCGTGGCATACGGTCACTTCTATTATAGTTATTAGTTCACAGGCAGGATTAAGGTTTGACGCTCCTGATGAAGACTGGTCTGTCCCATCATCTGCTAATTTCATTGCTGAAAGCTATATTAAATCTTCACATGAATTTGTTGAGGCTTTGAAAACTCAATGGACTGATCAGACCCTATTGGAACAAATTAATTTCTTTGGAATAAACATGACAAAGGGAAGTCTTTTATTATTTTTAAGCCAACATCAAACTCATCACCGGGGACAAATGACTATTCTAATGAGACAAGCAGGAATTAGTGTTCCAGGGATTTACGGTCCTTCAAAAGAAGAATGGGCACAATTTGGAATGGCTGAACCAAAACAGACTTTATTTGACAAAAATTTTTAGAGACTGGATTGCATCTAGATATTTAATCAATTCACTATTATACAAAGCAAAGCCCCCTAATAACTGACTTATGAACCAGCTGCCATCTAAGGCGGCTTTTCTTAATGGGCTAACGATGCAGGATAGTTAAAGAAGTTTTTCTTTTCTGGATAGGTGCAAACTGTGTAGGAGGACCTTATGAAGGAATTGTATAAGTTGTTAGAAAATAAATTTTCATATAGAGGTGGAATTATATGCCTAAAATTGACAATATGTTAGCAATTCTATGGATGCTTCGTTCAGGTGAAAAAATTACTGCAAAACAAATTTCAGAAAAGTTAGAGATGAATATAAGGACTGTGTATCGTTATATTGATACAATTTCAACAAGTGGCGTACCTATAATTTCAGAACCAGGACATAACGGTGGATACACTTTATTGAACAACTTTATTGAGGCTCCTCTTTTTTTTGATTTTGAGGAGCAAACTTCACTATTTCACGCTGCTGTTTTTGCAGAAGAAGCCGGATATTATGGAGGTGAAGCACTAAATAGGGCCATTTCTAAACTAAGTAAATACTCAAATCAAGAGCAGGAAACAAAGATAAACCAACATTTAACTAGTCTTGAAGTAATAAGTCGATTAAGTTCACTCTCTATGAAACCTTATTTGAAGGAGTTGGAACAGGCCGTTGCTGACGGGTACTCAGTAAAAATTCTCTACCATAAAAGTGGCGAAAAGCAATTAAATTATAGATTGGTCGATCCGTACAGAATTATCTATTGGAATAATATGTGGTATGTGATTGGATTTTGTCATCTTAGGAATGATATCCGTAGTTTTAGAGTAGATCGAATTGAAAGTCTAATGCTAACCGAAAATAAGTGTAACCGGCCAGAAAATTTTTCAGCACGTGACTTTTTTATAAAAAACCTTCTTCCAACTATGGAAGATAAGGAAGGGATTATTCCTTTGGTTATTAATGGAGATAAAAGTGTATTGGCTGATATTTGCCAACATTGGTTTTTAGGACATTATTTACAAGAACGGACTTCAAATCAAGCAGTTTTTCTTCTTGAAGAAGATATAATACATACATATGTACCTTATTTACTTTTACCGTACAATAAATCTATTAAAGTTATTGAGCCTATAAGTCTTAAGAAAAGACTTATTGAAGTTCTGTCGGAATTAATAAAATTTCATCATGATAACTTCCTGACGTTAACTGTCAGGAAGTTATTTTATAATTGCTATATAAATTGTGATTGGGAGTGTTGTTGGATGCAAACAAAAAAAGTTTTTCTATATGTATTTAATTCAATGTCGGACTGGGAATATGGATATTTAATTGCTGAACTAAACTCAGGAAGATACTTCAAAAAAGATTTAGCACCTTTAAAAGTAATTACAGTAGGAGCTAATAAAGAAATGATTATTACTATGGGAGGACTGAGCATAAAACCAGATATTTCCCTTGATGAATGTACTCTTGAAAGTAAAGATCTGTTAATTTTACCGGGAGGGACTACTTGGAGTGAAGAAATTAACCAACCTATCTTGGAAAGAATAGGCCAAGCTTTAAAGCTTGGCACTGTTGTTGCTGCAATTTGTGGTGCAACTGAGGCCCTGGCGAATATGGGATACTTAGATACTAGAAAGCATACAAGTAATAATTTAGAATACACTAAAATGGTATGTCCTAACTATAAAGGAGAAAAGTTCTATGAGGGGGGATCTGCCGTATCTGATGCGAATTTAGTTACTGCATCAGGAATAGCTCCTCTGGAATTTGCGATGGAAGTACTGAAAAAATTAGATGTATTTGCACAAGATACATTACATTCCTGGTATAACCTAAATAAGACTCATAAATCTGAATACTACTTCCAGTTAATGAATTCAATAAATAGCTGAGCTAAAAAATCTACTTAGCAGTTTTATATTAGTTCAAATAAAAATAATGAAGTAACTGAAAAGCTCACTTTCTCTATTTTGTTTTGTAGAGAGTTGGGCTTTTTAAGTTGGAAATTCCTTATCGCTGTAAATCCGCATTTTCCTGCCGTTACCTCATATTGAAGTTACGTGCAACATTCCTGAAAGAAGTTTGTGAACAAATGTACTTAAGCTATAGGGTGCGTTACTTTTATATCCAGCTGCCATCCCAGGTGGCTATTTTTATTGAACTAAAGGGGCAGGTTACTTGAACAAGGAACCAATTTAATTTTAGACTTTTGAAGAAGATTACTGGAATATTATGCTAAACTTAATAAAACGATATTGAAGGACTGATTTTATTAATGGAAATTAGGAAACCTAATGATTCAGAACTTAAAAATATTATTTTACTATCGCCCCTAGCTGTATTTGATGGCACATTAGGTGAAGTAAAACCTACAAATGAAAAAATCAAACATCTTGTTGAACCACTGCTGGAGAAGGGAAGCTATTATTTAATAGCAACTGAGAACGATAAATTAATGGGCTGGATTCTTATAGGGGCAAGTAAAGACCAATTCACTGATAAGATGAATGGATTTATTTATGAACTATTTGTTAGAGAAGAATTTAGAGGAAACGGAATTTCTAAACAGTTAATGAGAACAGCCATTTACCATCTAAGACAAGATGGACACTCCGAAGTCCGTCTAAGTGCATTTGCAGGGAATCAAGCTAAAAAATGGGCTTTAATATAAGAACAGTTTCTATGAGTTTGCCATTATAAGCAACTGGTTTCTTTCACTAATGGGTGCTTGAATTCAAGAAGGTAATGTTGCTGCGGCAGCCTTTTTTTATTTAACTACCGGGGCAGTTTTGTTCAAGAAGAACGATAATATTGTCTTAGAAACAATAAGAAAGGATGTTTATTAGTGGAAATACGCAATGTGAAAAGTTCTGATTATTACGTGATATCACCTTTGATTAACGAGTGGTGGGGTGGTAGGCCAATGTCCGATAAGTTGCCAAAGTTGTTCTTTGACCATTTTGATAATACAAGTTTTATTGCTGAAAAAGATGGTCAAATCATTGGCTTTCTAATTGGTTTTTTGTCTCAATCTAACACTGATGTTGCATACATACATTTTGTTGGTGTAAATCCCGACTTTCGCAGGATCCAAATTGGAAAGCAACTTTATAATGAATTTTTCAAGGTGGTAAAAATGAATAATAGAAATGTTGTTCGTGCTGTAACTTCACCAGTAAATAAGGATTCAATTGCAGGTTTTCAGATCGAAAAGGGTGACAAAGAAATTGATGGAGTATCTGTATTTACTGATTACGATGGATCAAGTCAAGATAGGGTATTGTTTGTTAAAGAGGTAAATTAAAACTTATTCTTGCTTTGCTAACTCGTATTTATTTTTTTGATTAGCTGCCAACCCCGACAGCTTTTCTTGTTCCATAAAAGGGGCAGGTTAATGCAATAAGGAGTATTGTTAGTAGATTTTAATTTGCATTTATTTACTGTCAATCGTTATAATTAGCACCAGGTATTAATATCAACTTCTAATTTAAGGCGGGTGGATTATATGATAGGTGCTAGAATAACAGCTATAGGGACATATGTACCCGAAAAAAAGCTAACAAATTTTGATCTTGAGCAAATGGTCGATACAAATAATGAATGGATTATTCAAAGGACTGGCATTCATGAACGCAGAATTAGCCATCCTAATGAATTTACGAGTGATTTATGTGAAGCTGCCGTAAAGGATTTAATGCAAAGATATAATAAAAAAGTTGAAGATGTAGATATGATAATCGTAGCAACAAGTACGCCGGATTTCCCATTTCCTTCTGTTTCAAGTATCATTCAAGACCGTTTAAATATTGGTCAAACAGGTGCCATAGATATAAGTGCGGCATGTGCAGGGTTTGTTTATGCATTACATACAGCTCATACTTTTATCGCCTCTGGACTCCATAATAAGGTGCTTGTTATCGGAGCGGATACATTATCAAAAATTACTGATTATACTGATAGAAGTACATGCATTTTATTTGGTGATGGTGCTGGTGCGGTATTGGTTGAAAAGGATGAACAATCAAAAAGTTTCATTGGGTTTAATCTCGGAAGTGACGGGAGCGGAGGACAGCATGTTTACCGAACAGGGTTATCAAAAAAGGTTAATGGTATTGAGTTACTCGATACTCAATTTCTTGTACAAAACGGCAGGGAAGTTTTTCGATGGGTTGTTAGGAATGTTCCTAAGAGTGTAAAAAAAATTGTAGAAAAAACGAAAACGAGTTTAGAACAAGTTGATTGGTTTATTCCTCATAGTGCTAACTTACGGCTAATTGAGCCCATTTGCGAGAAATTAGAATTCCCAATGGAAAAAACTCTTTATAGCCTAGTCAACTTTGGAAATACTTCTGCTGCAACTATTCCATTAGCTCTTGACCTTGGAATTCGTGAGGGAAAAGTTAATAATGGAGACAGAGTTCTTATGTATGGATTTGGATCTGGTTTAGTTCACGCTGGTCAACTTTTAGAAATAAATTTTGACGAGCAAACTAATATTCCAACACAGCTGTAACATAAAAAGATTGTGAAGGATTATACTTAATCTATCAGGTGCAAAATTTGAACACTGGTAGCTGCTATGGTAGCAAAACTAAGTTCAAATAAATAATTTCAAAGGTGATTTTATGAGTTCATTAAAAGGAAAAAAGATTTTAATTACAAGTGGAGGAACACTTGAAAAATGGGACAGTGTTAGAGGTCATACTAATCTGGCGAAAGGTACTATGGGTTGTTATCTCGCTGAAGAAGCGTTAAGAAAAGATGCAGAGGTAATTTATTTACACGGCTATTTTGCGAAATTACCTGAAAATCATAGAGATATGACTTTATATCAATTTGAAGGTATTTATGACTTAGGTGAAAAATTAAAAAAAATTGTACAATCTGAACATATAGATGTTGTAATAATGGCTGCAGCTGGTTCAGATTGGGTTATTGATAAAATAGTAGATCAAAGTGGAAATCAAATTTTAGAATCTGGAAAAATGTCTAGTGACGAATCTCCAATAATTCATTTTAAAAAGGCTCCTAAAGTATTATCACAAATAAAAAATGGAATTCAATTTATTACTTGTAGGATTTAAGTTAGAACATACAAATGAAGTTGATTTCTTAATCGAAAGAGCTAATCTACGAATGATCACTTCTAATGCAGAATTTATGGTTGCTAATAAATCAGGTTCACTATATGGTGAGGAAGAGAAACATTATATCGTTATAAAAGATCAAAAACCTCGTTGCTATTCAAGTAAAAAAGAAACTGCCATAGGGTTAATAAATTTACTTGAAGGCTATTTAAGCTAACCATTTGTTGTTCAATTAAAGGGTGAGATGCTTTAAAAGCATCTCTTTTTTGTTTAATTGTGAAGAAATGCACTTAAACGAAACCAGCTAATAGTTTGTCAACATTTTTCAATGAAATAGAATTTTATATTATGGTATGCTAAAAATAAGCATGCCAAATAACCTTCCTAACCTGGATGTTTGGAAAGTTTTGCTTTTATTAGTCTATCTGGGTAGCTAAGCTAGATCTTGGAAAGTCGTTCTGCTTTTCAAAAGGGCATAAATCCATTGTAAAAGCTTATTGGCACAGGCTATTATTGCTACTTTAAAGGGTTTTCCTTCTTCCCGTTTTTTATCATAGAATTCTCTCAACCTTTTATTGCGAGGGATTAGTTCCTCCGTCGTTTTGCTTTTCCTGGAATCCCGAATAGCACACCTAACGGCCATATACAGTGTATGCCTAAGTCGGCTTGAACCTCTTTGGGTAATCCTGTTTACGGTTCCTCTGAATTTACCTGATTCAAAGATACTCGGGTCAATACCAGCGAATGCGACAAGCTTTTTAGGGTGATCAAACCGTTCAATCTCGCCAATTTCGGAAATGATCGTTGCAGCGATCTTTTCTCCGATCCCAGGGATTGATTGGATGATTTTATATTCTTCAATATCTTTTGCCAAGGCATCTATCTCTTCTTCAAATTTGGATAGATGCTTTTGGTATTCCAGAAGCATTTTTATATACATTTCCACGCTTAAAATGTGGCTTTGGTAGATATTTTCCCTAAAGGGATTTTGGCTTGCAGCAGCTAAAAGGGATATTGCTTTTGTCTTAGCCCATTTGATGGAGCGCCTTGGACATAACTTTTTTATTGTGTTAGTAACTGTCTCTTCGCCTGCTTCTAAGATACTTTGAGATGTTGGAAATTCAAGTAAGGTGAGTAGAGAGACAACAGAATATAAGTCCCCAAACACTCCTCTATATACTGGAAACACCTGATCCAAGACGGCTTGGAATTGCAGTTTTGTTTGCACATAAATCCCCGTAATATTTTCGTGCTGTCTAGTCAGGTTTCGAAGGTTCAAGAGCTGGATACCGCGTTTTTTATAAGGTACCAAATCCTCCTTGTAATACATCTCGCAGAGATGATTGGCATCAATTATATCTGTCTTTACCTTTCTTAAACTTGAACTCTTTGCCCGATATGAGACTAAAGGGTTAACAATAATGATCAAGTATCCTCTTTCCTCAAAATAATGGACTACCGGAGTATGATAGTGACCGGTTGACTCCATGACTAATGGAGGTTTTACCCCAGTTATTCTCTCAACATCTGAGAGAAAGGAATGCAGTTTTTCCAGACCTTCAAGAGTGTGTTCAACTTTAAAGCTTTTTTGATAAGGTTTTTTCTTATCCAGGAAAGCTTGTATCTGGCTTTCACCTTTGGCTACATCCAGTCCAACCACTGGATTCATTGGCTTCTCCTCCTAAATCATATTTGCCGGTACCCCTAATCCTTCTTGCAGTATCATAGCTTCGCTTGTTATACGAGATCAACGTCCCAACCAGCCTCAATCATGTTTCTACAAGTAGGGGGCGAACGGTTTAGTTGACGGGATCATGTCCCACGGGTGCTTACGTTCTACCCCGGCTACGGTTATCATATATCGATATAAAAAATGGTCAACCAGAAATATTTTCATTTCTAGTTGACCTTATAATACGAAAGGGTGCTTTGCTTAAAGAGCTGGCTGCTAAGATACAGCCTTTTCTTATGCAATAAACGGGGCAGGATTGTTTAAGATATTTGACACTTCTATTTTGTGTAAAAATTAATTATAATGAATAATTATTATATAAAAGGGAGATTAACAATGATTATAAATCCTGCAATATCTTCTGATGCACCAGTAATTCATGATTTAATGATTAAGGCATTTATGGAATATAAGAATGATATTCCACCATCAAGTGCTTTAGAAGAAACTGTTCAGTCAGTATTAGACGCTTTAGAAAAAGAAGAAAAAGCATTGATTGCTTATGAAGATAATCAACCAGTTGGAATGGTGCGATTTCAGATAAAAGACGAGGGTTTGTATTTTTATCGTTTGTCAGTTATTCCCGAAAAACAAGGTAAAGGCATTGCAAAAATTATATTAAAGTCTTTAGAGGATTACGTAAATAAAATTGGAGTTCCTACAATACTATGTAAAGTCAGAACGACAGTAGCTAAGAACATAAAGCTATATAGTTCCATTGGTTATCATGTTTATGATGAAGAGATTGTACATAAACCAAACGGTATAAATATTAAAGTTGTTTCTATGAAAAAAGAACTTTAGTTATTCAAGTAACAGGTGCGATTGTCCAATAAGGATAGTCGCTTCTTGTGTTAAAGGGACAGTTTAGTCTAAGAAGGAATGATAAAATAGAATTAAAAAATGGAGGGGAAATTAATGTTAATCGGACATATTAAGGAGATTGTTCGTCATCCCGTAAAATCCTTTTACGGAGAGAGCGTACAGAAAACAAGAGTAATGGATTATGGTTTGTACGGAGACCGTAGCCATACTTTTTTAGATAAAACAAGACCAGGGAAGTTTTTAACAATAACGCAGTTTCCAGAGATGGTTCGATACAAAGCAAGATTTGTAGGAGAAGAGTTAATGGAGGAGTATCCTAAGATTGAAATAATGACACCTGAAGGTAAGATTCTTGATTGGGGTAATGAAGAATTAACTAAAGAAATTGAAAACAAATCGAAACGAAAAATTTCTCTTATTACATATTCCCCTTCAAATGTACCTTTAGGGGCGATTGAAGAAGAACACATTCAACTTGTTACGGACGCTTCATTACAAGAATTGAAACAAATTTTGGGAAAAACAGAGATTGATTATCGACGTTTTCGTCCCAATTTACTTATATCATTAAAAGATAAAATCCCGTTTATCGAAGAGAAATGGTTTGGGAGACGAATTAGAATAGGGAACGAAGTTGAATTAGAATTAAAAAGGCATTGTGAAAGATGTATGATTATTACTGTTAACCCCGATAGTGCAGAACGAGATTCTACTTTACTGAAAACAGTTGCAAAAGAAAGAAATAATTATTTTGGCGTTTATGCTACTGTTATTAGAACTGGTGAAATTAATGTGGGTGATGAAGTTCTTCTTGAATAGATTTTTGGTTTGGTAAAACAGCACAAATAATTAACGAAATACCTTTCAGTAAATGGGGGGCAAGCTGAAGTTTGTGAAGAAATGTACTTAAAGTAACGGGTGCGTTTAGTTAAACAAAGGGGAATTGAAAAGACGTAGAAATGTTAGGTTAGGTAAGTAGCTATCAATTATTTTGGAATGTTTATTCACCAGGAGGTGTGTATTTGTCAAAGGGGTTGCTCCATCATATCGAGCTGTACGTATCAAATCTGGAAAGGTCATCCGAATTTTGGGGGTGGTTTCTCGAGGAGTTAGGATATGTATCTTTTCAAAAGTGGGAATTCGGACAAAGCTGGAGACTAGGTGAAACCTACATTGTCTTTGTGCAGGCAGAGGAACGCTTTCTTGATATTCCATATCATAGATGCCGAGTGGGGCTGAATCATCTGGCATTTTATGCTGAATCACGGCTTCACGTTGATGAAATAACGAATGTATTAGAGGCTAAAGGGGTCAATATCCTTTATAAAAACAAGCATCCTTTTGCGGGAGGAACTGCTCATTACGCAGTCTATTTCGAAGATCCTGATCGAATGAAAGTTGAATTAATTGCTCCTTTATAAAACCTGGTCTGCTTCTATTAATGATAGGCAGTGATATTTATGAGTAGGAGGCGCAAAATGTTTATTGTAAATGTAGAAGGAGCTATAAGGAAAAATGACAAGTGGCTCATTGTTGAAAGAAGTAAAAAAGAGGAACATGCAGGTGGTTTGCTTTCCCTTGTTGGAGGAAAGGT includes:
- a CDS encoding VOC family protein, translated to MSKGLLHHIELYVSNLERSSEFWGWFLEELGYVSFQKWEFGQSWRLGETYIVFVQAEERFLDIPYHRCRVGLNHLAFYAESRLHVDEITNVLEAKGVNILYKNKHPFAGGTAHYAVYFEDPDRMKVELIAPL
- a CDS encoding type 1 glutamine amidotransferase family protein; amino-acid sequence: MQTKKVFLYVFNSMSDWEYGYLIAELNSGRYFKKDLAPLKVITVGANKEMIITMGGLSIKPDISLDECTLESKDLLILPGGTTWSEEINQPILERIGQALKLGTVVAAICGATEALANMGYLDTRKHTSNNLEYTKMVCPNYKGEKFYEGGSAVSDANLVTASGIAPLEFAMEVLKKLDVFAQDTLHSWYNLNKTHKSEYYFQLMNSINS
- a CDS encoding N-acetyltransferase family protein; protein product: MEIRKPNDSELKNIILLSPLAVFDGTLGEVKPTNEKIKHLVEPLLEKGSYYLIATENDKLMGWILIGASKDQFTDKMNGFIYELFVREEFRGNGISKQLMRTAIYHLRQDGHSEVRLSAFAGNQAKKWALI
- a CDS encoding GNAT family N-acetyltransferase, which encodes MEIRNVKSSDYYVISPLINEWWGGRPMSDKLPKLFFDHFDNTSFIAEKDGQIIGFLIGFLSQSNTDVAYIHFVGVNPDFRRIQIGKQLYNEFFKVVKMNNRNVVRAVTSPVNKDSIAGFQIEKGDKEIDGVSVFTDYDGSSQDRVLFVKEVN
- a CDS encoding IS110 family transposase yields the protein MNPVVGLDVAKGESQIQAFLDKKKPYQKSFKVEHTLEGLEKLHSFLSDVERITGVKPPLVMESTGHYHTPVVHYFEERGYLIIIVNPLVSYRAKSSSLRKVKTDIIDANHLCEMYYKEDLVPYKKRGIQLLNLRNLTRQHENITGIYVQTKLQFQAVLDQVFPVYRGVFGDLYSVVSLLTLLEFPTSQSILEAGEETVTNTIKKLCPRRSIKWAKTKAISLLAAASQNPFRENIYQSHILSVEMYIKMLLEYQKHLSKFEEEIDALAKDIEEYKIIQSIPGIGEKIAATIISEIGEIERFDHPKKLVAFAGIDPSIFESGKFRGTVNRITQRGSSRLRHTLYMAVRCAIRDSRKSKTTEELIPRNKRLREFYDKKREEGKPFKVAIIACANKLLQWIYALLKSRTTFQDLA
- a CDS encoding GNAT family N-acetyltransferase, which codes for MIINPAISSDAPVIHDLMIKAFMEYKNDIPPSSALEETVQSVLDALEKEEKALIAYEDNQPVGMVRFQIKDEGLYFYRLSVIPEKQGKGIAKIILKSLEDYVNKIGVPTILCKVRTTVAKNIKLYSSIGYHVYDEEIVHKPNGINIKVVSMKKEL
- a CDS encoding ketoacyl-ACP synthase III translates to MIGARITAIGTYVPEKKLTNFDLEQMVDTNNEWIIQRTGIHERRISHPNEFTSDLCEAAVKDLMQRYNKKVEDVDMIIVATSTPDFPFPSVSSIIQDRLNIGQTGAIDISAACAGFVYALHTAHTFIASGLHNKVLVIGADTLSKITDYTDRSTCILFGDGAGAVLVEKDEQSKSFIGFNLGSDGSGGQHVYRTGLSKKVNGIELLDTQFLVQNGREVFRWVVRNVPKSVKKIVEKTKTSLEQVDWFIPHSANLRLIEPICEKLEFPMEKTLYSLVNFGNTSAATIPLALDLGIREGKVNNGDRVLMYGFGSGLVHAGQLLEINFDEQTNIPTQL
- a CDS encoding MOSC domain-containing protein; the encoded protein is MLIGHIKEIVRHPVKSFYGESVQKTRVMDYGLYGDRSHTFLDKTRPGKFLTITQFPEMVRYKARFVGEELMEEYPKIEIMTPEGKILDWGNEELTKEIENKSKRKISLITYSPSNVPLGAIEEEHIQLVTDASLQELKQILGKTEIDYRRFRPNLLISLKDKIPFIEEKWFGRRIRIGNEVELELKRHCERCMIITVNPDSAERDSTLLKTVAKERNNYFGVYATVIRTGEINVGDEVLLE
- a CDS encoding DinB family protein, which produces MYHSLSDFYASWEFEAGATSRIIKNLTDESLKQEVTPNQWSLGRIAWHTVTSIIVISSQAGLRFDAPDEDWSVPSSANFIAESYIKSSHEFVEALKTQWTDQTLLEQINFFGINMTKGSLLLFLSQHQTHHRGQMTILMRQAGISVPGIYGPSKEEWAQFGMAEPKQTLFDKNF